In a genomic window of Sphingobacteriaceae bacterium:
- a CDS encoding DUF2953 domain-containing protein, with protein sequence MPDLVRLLPVLPVLAAAAYGVTRLPVRVAFRFRWPGRGAFTWSPGRLLRISIQFRVTGLRVTAREITLSVRTLGQIYVAGRRLYRREQERRHRWPGEAGPGSRESLPGTGSGRIALQIEALRWHTVIGAGDAAWTGIMAGMAWTCKGAVAGALAGSRGGGQWPRITVEPRFREAVFDTACHCILVWRLWDIIRAALAARAQPKPRRHKGVEPWTTPSKA encoded by the coding sequence ATGCCTGATCTTGTCCGGCTGCTGCCGGTGCTGCCGGTGTTGGCGGCGGCCGCCTATGGTGTGACCAGGCTGCCCGTCCGGGTGGCCTTCCGCTTCCGCTGGCCGGGCCGCGGCGCATTCACCTGGTCGCCGGGGCGGCTGCTGCGCATTTCCATCCAATTCCGGGTTACGGGCCTGCGGGTCACGGCCCGGGAGATCACCTTGTCCGTCAGGACATTGGGACAGATATATGTGGCCGGCCGCCGCCTCTACCGCCGGGAGCAGGAGCGGCGCCACCGGTGGCCCGGGGAGGCCGGGCCGGGCTCCCGGGAAAGCCTGCCGGGAACGGGCTCCGGGAGAATTGCCTTGCAGATTGAAGCCCTCCGCTGGCACACCGTCATAGGGGCCGGCGATGCCGCCTGGACGGGGATCATGGCGGGCATGGCCTGGACCTGCAAAGGCGCCGTGGCAGGGGCCCTGGCAGGCTCCCGGGGCGGAGGGCAGTGGCCCCGCATCACGGTGGAGCCCCGGTTCCGCGAGGCAGTCTTTGACACGGCCTGCCACTGCATATTGGTCTGGCGGCTCTGGGATATTATACGTGCCGCCCTGGCCGCCCGGGCGCAGCCCAAACCGCGGCGGCACAAAGGAGTGGAACCGTGGACCACCCCATCCAAGGCTTGA
- a CDS encoding segregation/condensation protein A: MGVEERHQRLADYPVTLDNFEGPLDLLLHLIEEQQLDITEVALAAVTDQYLAYLRAMEELDLAIASEFIVTAARLLDIKARTLLPPQKPAEEPPVEEEDDPAAELIRQLEEFRRYKAVAEFLEAREAEEAPRFPRTPGEMEDFAAGIQLEGITLADLAAVFQEVLRQAAQRGMDGSPAEIAPEAITVADRIRHVQSLLKSSRGRIVFLDLFKGTPSRLEVVVTFLAVLELLRRRQIKVLQEEAMGPIYLERLPAPGGGQAS, from the coding sequence ATGGGCGTGGAGGAGCGGCACCAGCGGCTGGCCGATTATCCCGTTACCCTGGACAACTTCGAGGGCCCCTTGGACCTGCTGCTCCACCTCATCGAAGAGCAGCAGCTGGACATCACCGAAGTGGCCCTGGCCGCCGTCACCGACCAATACCTGGCCTACCTGCGGGCCATGGAAGAACTGGACCTGGCCATTGCCAGCGAGTTTATCGTCACCGCCGCCCGCCTGCTGGACATCAAGGCCCGCACCTTGCTGCCGCCCCAAAAGCCTGCTGAGGAGCCTCCCGTGGAGGAGGAGGACGATCCCGCCGCCGAGTTGATCCGGCAACTGGAGGAGTTCCGCCGCTACAAAGCGGTGGCCGAATTCCTGGAGGCCCGGGAAGCCGAGGAAGCGCCCCGCTTTCCCCGCACCCCGGGGGAGATGGAGGATTTCGCCGCCGGCATCCAACTGGAGGGCATCACCCTGGCGGACCTGGCGGCGGTCTTCCAGGAGGTGCTGCGGCAGGCGGCCCAGCGGGGGATGGACGGCTCCCCGGCGGAAATCGCCCCCGAGGCCATAACCGTGGCCGACCGCATCCGCCATGTCCAAAGCCTGCTTAAGAGCAGCCGGGGCCGCATCGTGTTTCTCGATTTGTTCAAGGGAACACCGTCGCGGCTGGAGGTGGTGGTCACCTTCCTGGCCGTCTTGGAACTGCTGCGCCGCCGGCAGATCAAGGTGCTGCAGGAGGAGGCCATGGGCCCCATCTACTTGGAGCGCCTGCCGGCACCGGGCGGGGGGCAGGCATCTTGA
- a CDS encoding site-2 protease family protein: MLFNPLVTLPGLLLALVLHEYAHARTADALGDPTPRNMGRLTLNPIPHIDPIGLLMLFIFRFGWAKPVPVNPYYFKDARRGMLLVAAAGPATNIVLAFIIRLAMGLLPWQWMIGGYLPQALQYAYLINLYLAVFNLLPVPPLDGSRILAGLVPAETAEFIDSLETYGWLILVILLWTGITSRLLLPVVGWLDALLRNLTGVLLAVTGLG; encoded by the coding sequence ATGCTGTTCAATCCCCTGGTAACGCTGCCGGGCCTGCTGCTGGCTCTGGTGCTCCACGAATACGCCCATGCCCGCACGGCCGACGCCCTGGGGGACCCCACGCCCCGGAACATGGGGCGCCTGACTTTGAACCCCATACCCCACATCGACCCCATCGGCCTGTTGATGCTGTTCATCTTCCGCTTCGGCTGGGCCAAGCCGGTGCCGGTGAACCCTTACTACTTCAAGGATGCCCGCCGGGGCATGCTCCTGGTGGCCGCCGCCGGACCCGCCACCAACATCGTCCTGGCCTTTATCATCCGCCTGGCCATGGGCCTGCTGCCCTGGCAGTGGATGATTGGGGGCTATCTGCCCCAGGCCCTCCAGTACGCCTACCTGATTAACCTGTACCTGGCCGTGTTCAACCTGCTGCCGGTGCCGCCCCTGGACGGCTCCCGCATCCTGGCGGGCCTGGTGCCGGCGGAAACGGCCGAATTCATCGATTCCTTGGAGACCTACGGCTGGCTCATTCTGGTGATATTATTGTGGACGGGCATCACCAGCCGCCTCCTGCTGCCGGTGGTGGGCTGGCTGGACGCCCTCCTGCGGAATTTGACGGGAGTCCTGCTGGCTGTCACGGGCCTGGGCTGA
- the trpS gene encoding tryptophan--tRNA ligase — MTRKRVFSGMRPTGELHLGNYLGAVRNWITLQDDYECIYSIVDYHAIASPFEPEELSQRTINLAIDFLAAGVDPERSLLLVQSLMPEHTELAWILGSITPVAWLERVPTYKEKAAMQPDYVNLGLLAYPVLQAADIIMYKAEVVPVGEDQVPHVELTREIVRRFNHMFGETFPEPQALVTEDTARVKSLTEPDKKMSKSLGPRSYIALSDEPQVVREKIMKAVTDTGPRAEGMAPGVANLFGLLQTFDPAAHERLLVAYNDGSLRYVELKETLAEAVSQAFAPFRERRQELLAKPDYVKEIILTGARKAREIAEATMAEVKERTGLQGATLRGLASLKG; from the coding sequence TTGACACGGAAACGTGTGTTCAGCGGCATGAGGCCCACAGGGGAACTGCACCTGGGCAACTACTTGGGCGCCGTCCGCAACTGGATCACGCTGCAGGACGACTACGAATGCATCTACAGCATCGTGGACTACCACGCCATCGCCTCGCCCTTCGAGCCCGAGGAACTGTCCCAGCGGACCATCAACCTGGCCATCGATTTCCTGGCGGCCGGCGTGGACCCGGAGCGCTCCCTGCTGCTGGTCCAGTCCCTCATGCCGGAACACACGGAACTGGCGTGGATCTTGGGCTCCATCACCCCGGTGGCCTGGCTGGAGCGGGTGCCCACATACAAGGAGAAGGCGGCCATGCAGCCCGACTACGTGAACTTGGGGCTGCTGGCCTACCCGGTGCTCCAGGCGGCGGACATCATCATGTACAAGGCCGAAGTGGTGCCCGTGGGCGAGGACCAGGTTCCCCACGTTGAGTTGACCCGGGAGATCGTGCGCCGCTTCAACCATATGTTCGGCGAGACCTTCCCCGAGCCCCAGGCCCTGGTCACCGAGGACACCGCCCGGGTCAAGAGCCTGACGGAGCCCGACAAGAAGATGAGCAAGTCCCTGGGGCCCCGCAGCTACATCGCCCTGTCCGACGAGCCCCAGGTCGTCCGGGAGAAGATCATGAAGGCCGTCACCGACACCGGGCCCAGGGCCGAGGGCATGGCCCCGGGGGTGGCCAACTTGTTCGGCCTGCTGCAGACTTTCGACCCGGCGGCCCATGAACGGCTCCTGGTTGCCTACAACGACGGCAGCCTGCGCTACGTGGAGTTGAAGGAAACCCTGGCGGAGGCCGTCAGCCAGGCCTTCGCCCCATTCCGGGAGCGGCGGCAGGAACTGCTGGCCAAGCCCGATTACGTTAAGGAGATCATCCTGACGGGCGCCCGGAAGGCCCGGGAGATCGCCGAAGCCACCATGGCCGAGGTGAAGGAGCGCACCGGGCTCCAGGGCGCCACCCTGCGGGGGCTGGCGTCCCTGAAAGGCTGA
- a CDS encoding Ku protein, with the protein MRSIWKGSISFGLVYIPVRLYAATEDKSISFNLLHRRCGSRVRYQRWCPHCRTALEQEDIVRGYAYAPDQYVILEDQDFEDLPVPTARTIQIHNFVELGAIDPVYYERSYYLEPAEGGQRAYTLLREAMHRTERAALAKVAIRARESLACLRVFDDRTLILETMRYPDEIRPTTALAGLQEQVAVEEAELELAIHLIQRLAGPFEPQRYQDQYRLALQERIEARIQGRDVTRAPAGGPVSPPVADLLAALRASLENGAQAAGAAQQLQPTPPP; encoded by the coding sequence GTGCGCAGCATCTGGAAAGGCTCCATCAGCTTCGGCCTGGTCTACATACCGGTGCGCCTGTACGCCGCCACCGAGGACAAGAGCATCTCCTTCAACCTGCTGCACCGGCGCTGCGGCTCCCGGGTGCGCTACCAGCGGTGGTGCCCCCATTGCCGGACGGCCTTGGAGCAGGAGGACATCGTGCGGGGCTACGCCTACGCCCCCGACCAATATGTGATTCTCGAGGACCAAGATTTCGAAGACCTGCCGGTGCCTACGGCCCGCACCATCCAAATCCACAACTTCGTGGAGCTGGGCGCCATCGACCCCGTCTACTACGAGCGGAGCTACTACTTGGAGCCGGCGGAAGGAGGGCAGCGGGCCTACACCTTGCTGCGGGAGGCCATGCACCGCACCGAGCGGGCCGCCCTGGCCAAGGTGGCCATCCGGGCCCGGGAGTCCTTGGCCTGCCTGCGGGTGTTCGACGACCGCACCCTCATCCTGGAGACCATGCGCTATCCCGATGAAATCCGGCCCACCACGGCCCTGGCGGGCCTTCAGGAGCAGGTGGCCGTAGAAGAGGCCGAACTGGAGCTGGCCATCCACCTGATCCAGCGGCTGGCGGGGCCTTTTGAGCCCCAGCGCTACCAAGACCAGTATCGCCTGGCCCTCCAGGAGCGCATCGAAGCCCGCATCCAAGGCCGGGACGTGACCCGGGCGCCGGCGGGCGGCCCCGTCTCGCCGCCGGTGGCGGACCTGCTGGCGGCCCTGCGGGCCTCCCTGGAGAACGGGGCCCAGGCCGCGGGGGCGGCCCAGCAGCTCCAGCCCACGCCGCCTCCATGA
- the ligD gene encoding non-homologous end-joining DNA ligase, with the protein MTTPDTLWRPGSLRPMLATPVAGPFDDPQWLFEIKWDGYRCLAFVDEGLFLQSRTGRDLLPRFPQLAVLAGAWGRDRAILDGEVVAFQGGLPSFAALGRGTAGGDEPAAVKYVVFDLLHWAGEDLIHLPLHRRRDRLAQLLAGLPPEAAHLVGLSEATAGEGRRLYRGAARLGLEGIVAKERDSLYHPGRRSRRWRKVRRVRTGDFIIGGVQPGERGGFGSLLLGAWDGRGGLRYVGSVGTGFSAGELGRLLAGLTPRRDSPFRDDVPWRPGTIFVEPRLACRVEYLAVTPGGRLRHPVYRGLVDPR; encoded by the coding sequence ATGACCACCCCGGACACCCTTTGGCGTCCCGGCTCCCTGCGGCCCATGCTGGCCACGCCCGTGGCCGGACCCTTCGACGATCCCCAGTGGCTGTTTGAAATCAAGTGGGACGGCTACCGTTGCCTGGCCTTCGTGGATGAAGGGCTGTTCCTCCAGAGCCGGACGGGGCGGGACCTGCTGCCCCGGTTTCCCCAGTTGGCCGTTCTGGCCGGGGCCTGGGGGCGGGACCGGGCCATCCTGGACGGGGAAGTGGTGGCCTTCCAGGGGGGCCTGCCCAGTTTCGCCGCCTTGGGCCGGGGCACCGCGGGCGGGGATGAGCCTGCGGCGGTGAAGTACGTGGTGTTCGACCTGCTCCACTGGGCGGGGGAGGACTTGATCCACCTGCCCCTGCACCGCCGCCGGGACAGGCTGGCCCAACTGCTGGCCGGCCTGCCCCCGGAAGCAGCCCACCTGGTGGGCCTGTCGGAAGCCACGGCCGGGGAAGGCCGCCGGCTGTACCGGGGGGCCGCCCGCCTGGGCCTGGAAGGCATCGTGGCCAAGGAGCGGGACAGCCTGTATCACCCGGGCCGGCGCAGCCGCCGCTGGCGCAAGGTGCGCCGGGTGCGGACCGGCGATTTCATCATCGGCGGCGTCCAGCCGGGGGAGAGGGGCGGCTTCGGCTCCCTGCTCCTGGGCGCCTGGGACGGCAGGGGAGGCCTGCGCTATGTGGGCTCCGTGGGCACGGGGTTTTCGGCAGGAGAACTGGGGCGCCTCCTGGCCGGGCTGACACCAAGGCGGGACAGCCCTTTCCGGGACGACGTGCCGTGGCGGCCCGGCACCATCTTTGTGGAGCCCCGGCTGGCCTGCCGGGTGGAGTATCTGGCCGTCACCCCCGGGGGCCGCCTCCGCCATCCCGTCTACCGGGGCCTGGTGGACCCGCGGTGA
- the scpB gene encoding SMC-Scp complex subunit ScpB, translated as MRGSDLPADLVAGLEALLFSSAEPLPVARLAKVLEVPEPMVLAAAEVLREQYQGPHRGIELRQVAGGLQVATLPAYGRLVQRLTQTRRPTLSKAALETLAVIAYRQPITRAEIEQLRGVNCERSLQTLLERNLVVEKGRRPGPGRPILYGTSPEFLVYFGLNSLEDLPALEDFPPRDAPEPASSPASPQT; from the coding sequence TTGAGGGGCAGCGACCTTCCCGCCGACTTGGTGGCCGGCCTGGAGGCCCTGCTCTTCAGCAGCGCCGAGCCCCTGCCCGTTGCCCGCCTGGCCAAAGTGCTGGAAGTGCCCGAGCCCATGGTGCTGGCCGCCGCCGAAGTGCTGCGGGAACAATACCAAGGCCCCCATCGGGGCATCGAACTGCGGCAGGTGGCGGGGGGCCTGCAGGTGGCCACCCTGCCCGCCTACGGCCGGCTGGTGCAGCGCCTAACCCAGACCCGCCGGCCCACCTTGTCCAAGGCGGCCCTGGAAACCCTGGCCGTCATTGCCTACCGGCAGCCCATCACCCGGGCGGAAATCGAGCAGCTGCGGGGCGTCAACTGCGAGCGGTCCCTGCAGACCCTGCTGGAACGGAACCTGGTGGTGGAAAAGGGCCGCCGCCCGGGACCCGGCCGGCCCATCCTGTACGGCACATCCCCCGAGTTTCTCGTCTACTTCGGCTTGAACAGCCTGGAGGATCTCCCCGCCCTGGAAGACTTCCCGCCCCGGGACGCCCCGGAGCCGGCCTCTTCGCCGGCATCCCCCCAAACATAG
- the ytfJ gene encoding GerW family sporulation protein → MDHPIQGLMKTAMESIKEMVDVNTVVGDAVEAKDGTVIVPVSRVSFGFAAGGGEYSSAMAQGAEGSLPFGGGSGAGVTVQPVAFLVVSSSGVRLLPVTDRALYDRLIDLAPEVLDRIGAMIQGNGVAYTSGDGDFLDDDAEDEELEFTSSPGTDGLEL, encoded by the coding sequence GTGGACCACCCCATCCAAGGCTTGATGAAGACCGCCATGGAAAGCATCAAGGAGATGGTGGACGTCAACACCGTGGTGGGGGATGCCGTCGAGGCCAAAGACGGCACCGTCATCGTGCCCGTGTCCCGGGTGAGCTTCGGCTTCGCCGCCGGCGGCGGGGAGTACAGCAGCGCCATGGCCCAGGGGGCCGAAGGCTCCCTGCCCTTCGGCGGCGGCAGCGGCGCCGGGGTCACGGTCCAGCCCGTGGCCTTCCTGGTGGTCAGCAGCAGCGGCGTCCGGCTGCTCCCCGTCACCGACCGGGCCTTGTACGACCGGCTGATCGACCTGGCGCCGGAGGTGCTGGACCGCATCGGCGCCATGATCCAGGGCAACGGGGTCGCCTACACCTCCGGCGACGGGGACTTCCTGGACGACGATGCCGAAGACGAGGAGCTGGAGTTCACCAGCAGCCCGGGAACCGACGGGCTGGAATTGTAG